Proteins encoded in a region of the Streptomyces sp. NBC_00310 genome:
- the lanKC gene encoding class III lanthionine synthetase LanKC, translated as MDKRYEVYCLMDPHFYDAPSHHRTRGLFRRARHPLPASWARVELGEWLVCHPVEAVLPAQGWKIHVSACPDNAEPILDAVWDYCVPRRIPFKFLPGPDTLFLANTKYAHRGSSGKFVTVYPRDEAQCERVLTELGTVLDGRPGPYILSDLRWGDGPLYVRYGAFADRYCVSAEGAVEQAVEDPSGRLVPDVRGPTFQVPPWVRLPAFLEPHLAASRRTTVADLPYRIDNALHFSNAGGLYTAVDTRTRERVVLKEARPHAGLTPDGADAVTRLERERYALERLRGLPSVPALRDHFALGDHQFLVEEFIEGSALHTQFVERYPLAASDPGPADFAAYTSWALDIVRQVEDAVAAVHARGVVIGDVHTDNILVRPDGRVVLIDFEGASDVKQARPQVLAAPGFLAPRDTTGFDIDRYALACLRLAMFMPLTGLIDLDSGKAGHLAREAADLFPVPRRFLDEAVRTLTGDGGIAAGAHDGPRLDPDRPGWLRARTSIADAVLAAATPERHDRLFPGDIEQFTAPGGGLALAHGAAGVLYALDVTGAGRHPDHEEWLIRHTLDPAPGSRLGLYDGLHGITYVLEHLGHHEEAVKLLDMCLAEGWEALPSDLRGGLSGVGLNLLHFAAVTGDTACRDAAFRAADLVADRLGPADAVPEISGGAHPRAGLMFGASGPALLFLRLYEHGGDPAHLDLAATALRQDLRRCLVRDDGSMEVNEGWRTMPYLADGSVGIGMVLDDYLAHRADDRFAAAADAIHKAARAAFYIEPGLFDGLAGMILHLSRPHPPGTAAARDPVIADHVRRLARHACLLDGRLAFPGEQLMRLSMDLATGGAGVLLALGSAFHSRPVGLPFLTPGPHAQDHSVPMPARERERR; from the coding sequence GTGGACAAGCGGTACGAGGTGTACTGCCTCATGGACCCGCACTTCTACGATGCGCCGTCCCACCACCGGACCCGGGGCCTCTTCCGCCGGGCCCGGCACCCCCTTCCCGCTTCCTGGGCGCGCGTGGAACTCGGCGAGTGGCTGGTCTGCCACCCCGTCGAAGCGGTCCTTCCGGCACAGGGCTGGAAGATCCACGTCTCGGCGTGTCCGGACAACGCGGAGCCGATCCTGGACGCGGTGTGGGACTACTGCGTGCCACGCCGCATCCCCTTCAAGTTCCTCCCCGGCCCGGACACCCTGTTCCTCGCCAACACGAAGTACGCGCACCGCGGCTCCAGCGGGAAGTTCGTGACCGTGTACCCCAGGGACGAGGCCCAGTGCGAGCGCGTGCTCACCGAACTGGGCACCGTCCTCGACGGCCGGCCGGGCCCGTACATCCTCAGCGACCTGCGCTGGGGTGACGGTCCGCTCTACGTCCGGTACGGCGCCTTCGCCGACCGGTACTGCGTGTCGGCCGAAGGGGCGGTGGAGCAGGCGGTCGAGGACCCCTCCGGGCGGCTGGTGCCCGACGTGCGCGGCCCCACCTTCCAGGTCCCGCCCTGGGTGCGGCTGCCCGCGTTCCTCGAACCCCACCTCGCCGCGAGCCGCCGGACCACCGTGGCCGACCTGCCCTACCGGATCGACAACGCCCTGCACTTCTCCAACGCCGGCGGGCTGTACACCGCGGTGGACACGCGGACGCGGGAGCGCGTGGTCCTCAAGGAGGCCCGGCCCCACGCCGGGCTCACACCGGACGGCGCCGACGCGGTCACCCGGCTGGAGCGCGAGCGGTACGCGCTCGAACGGCTGCGCGGTCTGCCCTCCGTCCCCGCGCTGCGCGACCACTTCGCACTGGGCGATCACCAGTTCCTCGTCGAGGAGTTCATCGAGGGGTCCGCCCTGCACACACAGTTCGTCGAACGCTATCCGCTCGCCGCGTCGGACCCGGGCCCGGCGGACTTCGCCGCGTACACGTCCTGGGCCCTCGACATCGTCCGGCAGGTGGAGGACGCCGTGGCAGCCGTGCACGCCCGGGGCGTCGTGATCGGCGACGTGCACACGGACAACATCCTGGTCCGCCCCGACGGCAGGGTCGTACTGATCGACTTCGAGGGGGCGTCGGACGTGAAGCAGGCACGCCCTCAGGTCCTCGCGGCCCCGGGTTTCCTCGCCCCGCGCGACACCACCGGCTTCGACATCGACCGGTACGCGCTGGCCTGCCTGCGGCTCGCCATGTTCATGCCGCTGACCGGCCTGATCGACCTGGACAGCGGCAAGGCGGGGCACCTGGCCAGGGAGGCCGCGGACCTGTTCCCGGTCCCCCGCCGGTTCCTCGACGAGGCCGTCCGCACCCTCACCGGCGACGGCGGGATCGCCGCCGGCGCGCACGACGGGCCCCGGCTGGATCCCGACCGGCCCGGCTGGCTGCGCGCCCGGACCTCGATCGCCGACGCCGTCCTCGCCGCCGCCACCCCGGAGCGCCACGACCGGCTGTTCCCCGGCGACATCGAACAGTTCACCGCCCCGGGCGGCGGCCTCGCCCTGGCCCACGGCGCGGCGGGGGTGCTCTACGCGCTGGACGTGACGGGCGCCGGACGCCACCCCGACCACGAGGAGTGGCTGATCCGGCACACCCTCGACCCGGCGCCCGGCAGCCGCCTCGGCCTCTACGACGGCCTGCACGGCATCACGTACGTCCTCGAACACCTCGGCCACCACGAGGAGGCCGTCAAGCTGCTCGACATGTGCCTGGCCGAAGGCTGGGAGGCCCTGCCCTCCGACCTCAGGGGCGGCCTGTCCGGCGTCGGACTCAACCTGCTGCACTTCGCCGCGGTCACCGGGGACACCGCCTGCCGGGACGCCGCGTTCCGCGCCGCGGACCTCGTCGCCGACCGCCTGGGCCCGGCCGACGCCGTACCGGAGATCAGCGGCGGCGCGCACCCGAGGGCGGGGCTGATGTTCGGGGCGTCGGGGCCCGCGCTGCTGTTCCTGCGCCTGTACGAGCACGGCGGCGACCCGGCGCACCTGGACCTGGCCGCCACCGCCCTGCGCCAGGACCTGCGCCGCTGCCTCGTGCGCGACGACGGGTCGATGGAGGTGAACGAGGGCTGGCGCACCATGCCGTATCTCGCCGACGGCAGCGTGGGTATCGGCATGGTCCTCGACGACTACCTGGCCCACCGCGCGGACGACCGGTTCGCGGCCGCCGCCGACGCGATCCACAAGGCGGCCAGGGCGGCCTTCTACATCGAGCCCGGCCTCTTCGACGGCCTCGCCGGAATGATCCTCCATCTGAGCCGGCCGCACCCGCCCGGCACGGCCGCCGCCCGGGACCCCGTGATCGCGGACCACGTACGCCGTCTCGCCCGCCACGCCTGTCTGCTCGACGGCCGACTGGCCTTCCCCGGCGAGCAGTTGATGCGGCTGTCCATGGACCTGGCCACCGGCGGCGCGGGCGTCCTGCTCGCCCTGGGCAGCGCCTTCCACTCCCGACCGGTCGGACTGCCCTTCCTGACACCCGGCCCGCACGCCCAAGACCATTCCGTCCCCATGCCGGCACGCGAGCGAGAGAGGAGGTGA
- a CDS encoding ABC transporter ATP-binding protein, with protein MNAAGPRRLLRSTVRVRRREFERLTGWSLVQAVPALLSGWLVARAVDDGFLADRTVVGFGWLGLLACAVLIGAWGTRQATLRLSEVVEPFRDELAALVTTGTLRGSARLERPADTAGVARLTEQVEVARESYGAVVMFAQTFAVTVVSVLLGLAALDPALLLFVMPPLAAGLAVFLLALRALAARQRAVVLADEAVTEHVSTAVGGLRDVTACGAEGVVRGRTGARIEAAAAASRALARLAALRTLALALGGWLPVVLILAGAPWLIRGGVTAGAILGALTYVSQGLQPALQGFVTAVGGSGLWLLVTVGRILETATAAPTRAPETATVGRARRPRPEDHVVPSHPPDDQPAADRPPAPHDGGIELCGVTFGYARSADPVVRKLDLTLAPGTHLAVVGPSGVGKSTLASLIAGVLEPQAGRVRLGGVPVRSLEPGRLSRSRVLIPQEAYVFSGTLRENLAYLHPTATPYDLDTAVDAIGAGPLTERLGGYDASVDPALLSAGERQLIALVRAWLPAASLVVLDEATCHLDPAAEAVAEQAFAARPATLVVCAHRISSALRADLVLVMDGPRCRVGTHDRLLTDCALYRDLIGHWDHSATKTPP; from the coding sequence GTGAACGCCGCGGGCCCGCGGCGGCTGCTGCGCTCCACGGTGCGTGTGCGGCGCCGGGAGTTCGAACGGCTCACCGGCTGGTCGCTGGTGCAGGCCGTGCCCGCGCTGCTGTCGGGCTGGCTGGTCGCCCGCGCCGTCGACGACGGCTTCCTCGCCGACCGCACCGTCGTGGGCTTCGGCTGGCTCGGCCTGCTGGCCTGCGCCGTCCTGATCGGCGCCTGGGGCACCCGCCAGGCCACGCTCCGCCTGTCCGAGGTGGTCGAGCCGTTCCGGGACGAGCTGGCCGCCCTCGTCACCACGGGCACACTGCGCGGCTCCGCCCGTCTGGAGCGGCCCGCCGACACCGCCGGCGTGGCACGGCTGACCGAGCAGGTGGAGGTCGCCCGCGAGTCGTACGGAGCGGTCGTGATGTTCGCGCAGACCTTCGCGGTCACGGTGGTGAGCGTGCTGCTCGGGCTGGCCGCACTCGACCCCGCCCTCCTCCTGTTCGTGATGCCGCCCCTGGCCGCCGGCCTGGCGGTCTTCCTGCTGGCCCTGCGCGCACTGGCGGCCCGGCAGCGCGCGGTCGTCCTCGCCGACGAGGCCGTCACCGAGCACGTGAGCACGGCGGTCGGCGGACTGCGGGACGTGACGGCCTGCGGCGCCGAGGGCGTCGTACGCGGCCGGACCGGCGCCCGCATCGAGGCGGCGGCGGCCGCGTCCCGCGCGCTGGCCCGCCTCGCCGCCCTACGGACCCTGGCCCTGGCCCTGGGCGGCTGGCTGCCGGTCGTCCTCATCCTGGCCGGCGCCCCCTGGCTCATCCGGGGCGGAGTGACGGCAGGCGCGATCCTGGGCGCGCTGACCTACGTCTCCCAAGGCCTCCAGCCCGCCCTCCAGGGCTTCGTCACGGCAGTCGGCGGCAGCGGCCTGTGGCTCCTGGTCACCGTGGGCAGAATCCTGGAAACGGCCACCGCGGCGCCGACGCGAGCACCGGAAACGGCGACAGTGGGGAGGGCGAGGCGTCCGCGTCCCGAGGACCACGTGGTGCCGTCCCACCCGCCCGACGACCAGCCGGCCGCAGACCGTCCCCCCGCCCCCCACGACGGCGGCATCGAGCTGTGCGGTGTCACCTTCGGCTACGCCCGCTCCGCCGACCCGGTCGTCCGGAAACTCGACCTGACCCTCGCACCCGGCACACATCTGGCGGTGGTCGGCCCCAGCGGCGTGGGGAAGTCCACTCTGGCCTCGCTCATCGCGGGGGTGCTGGAGCCCCAGGCCGGCCGGGTCCGGCTGGGCGGTGTCCCGGTCCGGTCCCTGGAGCCGGGCAGACTGTCACGGTCCCGCGTGCTGATCCCGCAGGAGGCGTACGTCTTCTCCGGCACCCTGCGCGAGAACCTCGCCTATCTCCACCCCACGGCCACCCCGTACGACCTGGACACCGCGGTCGACGCCATCGGCGCGGGCCCGCTCACCGAACGCCTCGGCGGCTACGACGCATCCGTGGACCCGGCCCTGCTCTCCGCCGGTGAGCGCCAGTTGATCGCCCTGGTGCGTGCCTGGCTGCCCGCAGCGTCACTGGTGGTGCTGGACGAGGCCACCTGCCACCTCGACCCGGCCGCCGAGGCGGTCGCCGAGCAGGCCTTCGCCGCCCGCCCCGCCACCCTGGTCGTCTGCGCCCACCGCATCAGCTCCGCCCTGCGCGCCGACCTCGTCCTCGTCATGGACGGCCCGCGCTGCCGCGTCGGCACGCACGACCGGCTGCTGACCGACTGCGCCCTCTACCGCGACCTGATCGGCCACTGGGACCACTCGGCGACGAAGACCCCGCCCTGA
- a CDS encoding SapB/AmfS family lanthipeptide, translating to MSLLELQGLAIEQGSAHRGPPLGSRASKGCLVVGGGGSRFSLLFC from the coding sequence ATGTCGCTCCTCGAACTGCAGGGTCTGGCCATCGAGCAGGGCTCCGCACACCGCGGACCGCCGCTGGGCAGCCGGGCAAGCAAGGGCTGTCTCGTCGTCGGCGGCGGAGGCAGTCGCTTCAGCCTGCTGTTCTGCTAG
- a CDS encoding response regulator transcription factor: protein MVIRVLLVEETDLVRGALAALLTREEDIEVVAASPGHDQAVPRALSHRPDVVVIDIDGGADEALGTSRELAARLPECGILLVADSAPPEFLREALELRVAGLIGKNGPFDTLAQGVRKVAAGERFIAPELALQALSSAESPLTPRESEVLRLAADGTPTREIAEHLSLSVGTVRNHLNAVSRKTAARNRIDAIRIARESGWL, encoded by the coding sequence ATGGTGATCCGTGTTCTGCTCGTGGAGGAGACAGACCTGGTGCGCGGTGCGCTTGCCGCCCTGCTGACACGGGAGGAGGACATCGAGGTGGTCGCGGCCTCACCGGGGCACGACCAGGCCGTCCCGCGAGCACTGTCGCACCGCCCTGACGTGGTCGTGATCGACATCGACGGAGGAGCGGACGAGGCGCTCGGTACCTCGCGCGAGCTGGCCGCGCGGCTGCCGGAGTGCGGGATCCTGCTGGTGGCCGACTCGGCGCCCCCCGAGTTCCTGCGGGAGGCGCTGGAGCTGCGCGTCGCGGGGCTCATCGGCAAGAACGGCCCCTTCGACACCCTGGCTCAAGGGGTCCGCAAGGTGGCGGCGGGCGAGCGGTTCATCGCACCGGAGCTGGCACTGCAGGCGCTCTCCTCGGCGGAGAGCCCGCTGACCCCTCGGGAGAGCGAGGTGTTGCGGCTGGCGGCGGACGGCACGCCGACCCGCGAGATCGCCGAGCACCTGTCGCTGTCGGTGGGGACGGTGCGCAACCACCTGAACGCCGTGTCCAGGAAGACGGCGGCGCGCAACCGTATCGACGCGATCCGGATCGCCCGGGAGTCGGGGTGGCTGTAG
- a CDS encoding TIGR02679 family protein, with protein MTDRRVVDEGVGVTGPRAMDEPPLARGPRRAPGPRPAPEPPLASATTSLASATTSLAPEAMAFLSRPGLSRLWAAARMRLERGGLQPTGTIRLQNPDPQEREALSLLLAKPVSGPSVTIRLPDLDTRLRASAVGRGLAATLAALGPPLTDRRAARDVAAAERDRLWSKAESVLTATSLTDRPWAHRWMADLRRSGTLTRHPPTTALTTITQAIQTLATLYPGTGPDPTPATWGRGELATRTTGSAHGLDDGTLLARLVLRGLAQAQDVDFPTDAPARRALWRRASVTPDEVSSTVLTYGLRPTGATWRETALRERADHHLETHLTLRELRTLQMELPSRTRVHVCENPRVVEAAADAGCTAPLICTSGSATTVVLTLLDTLAAADCVFAYHGDFDWPGITLANRVRGRYQASEPWRMSASDYEYLATRAELHGTPPLPLSGTPVEATWDAELAPAMEALGVALHEEAALDLLLEDLA; from the coding sequence ATGACGGATCGGCGCGTGGTGGACGAGGGCGTCGGTGTGACGGGCCCGCGAGCGATGGACGAGCCGCCCCTCGCTCGCGGGCCGCGCCGGGCTCCCGGGCCGCGCCCGGCTCCCGAGCCGCCCCTCGCCTCCGCGACGACGTCCCTCGCCTCCGCGACGACGTCCCTCGCCCCCGAGGCGATGGCGTTCCTGTCCCGGCCCGGTCTGAGCCGCCTCTGGGCGGCGGCACGAATGCGCCTCGAACGCGGCGGTCTCCAGCCGACCGGCACGATCCGGCTCCAGAACCCCGACCCACAGGAACGCGAAGCCCTGTCCCTCCTCCTGGCCAAACCGGTCAGCGGTCCGTCCGTCACGATCCGCCTGCCCGACCTGGACACCCGCCTGCGCGCCAGCGCGGTCGGACGGGGCCTCGCGGCGACACTGGCCGCGCTGGGCCCACCCCTGACCGACCGGCGCGCGGCGCGCGACGTGGCGGCGGCCGAACGCGACCGCCTCTGGTCCAAGGCGGAATCGGTCCTGACCGCCACATCACTGACCGACCGGCCCTGGGCCCACCGATGGATGGCGGACCTGCGGCGGTCCGGGACGCTCACCCGTCACCCACCCACCACCGCGCTCACCACCATCACTCAGGCCATCCAGACCCTCGCCACCCTCTACCCCGGCACGGGCCCCGACCCCACCCCCGCCACCTGGGGCCGCGGCGAACTGGCCACCCGCACCACGGGCTCGGCCCACGGCCTGGACGACGGCACCCTGCTGGCCCGCCTGGTCCTGCGGGGCCTCGCACAGGCCCAGGACGTCGACTTCCCGACCGACGCACCGGCCCGCCGCGCGCTGTGGCGCCGGGCCTCGGTCACACCGGACGAGGTCTCCAGCACGGTCCTGACCTACGGTCTGCGCCCGACGGGCGCCACCTGGCGGGAGACGGCCCTCCGCGAACGCGCGGACCACCACCTGGAGACCCACCTGACCCTACGTGAACTGCGCACCCTGCAGATGGAGTTGCCCTCGCGCACCCGCGTCCACGTCTGCGAGAACCCGCGTGTGGTGGAGGCCGCGGCGGACGCCGGCTGCACCGCGCCGTTGATCTGCACCTCGGGCAGTGCGACGACGGTCGTCCTCACCCTCCTGGACACCCTGGCCGCGGCCGACTGCGTCTTCGCCTACCACGGCGACTTCGACTGGCCGGGCATCACCCTCGCCAACCGTGTCAGGGGGCGGTACCAGGCGTCGGAGCCGTGGCGTATGAGTGCGTCGGACTACGAGTATCTTGCGACGCGAGCCGAACTGCACGGCACGCCGCCGCTTCCGCTCAGCGGTACGCCGGTCGAGGCGACGTGGGATGCGGAACTGGCCCCGGCCATGGAGGCCTTGGGGGTGGCTCTGCACGAGGAGGCGGCGCTGGACCTCCTCCTGGAAGACCTCGCATGA
- a CDS encoding ABC transporter ATP-binding protein, with protein MDRRAADRLLLAAVRRGGGWGGLLAATSFLLAGVYVALPTVMGRAVDAVLGQGDTALWLTLTAVAVGLLVVCDAADDYAGAVANARSTAWLRHTLLGHVLDLGSRATRRHSPGDLVTRLVGNTARAGSAPAGLVWAVTDLVPPVGAVVALALIDPWLCLTFVAGLPLIVLVVRAFVRDVSDLNDRYFATQGRIAARLTDALTGIRTITAAGTMDREADRVLEPLPELHRHGMGLWRAYARVSARDAMIVPLLEVAVLAVAGVELARGRITPGQTLAAAEYVVLATGVSSLVASARQLALSRSTAGRIAEVLRESTPAYGGARLPSGGRGRLEFRDVTVRSAGGDALLDGVDLDLPAGALTAVVGRSGSGKSLLAALAGRLTDPDDGEVRLDGVPLRDIDPADLRRAVAYGFERPALLGETFADAIGFGPRTPSAEEVSAQAAAARADTFLRTMPEGYATALDAAPLSGGETQRVGLARAFVQSAPSGRLLVLDDVTASLDTVTEHQITQVLTGTGPLATRTRLLVTHRASAAARADHVVWLDKGRVRGRGTHGALWGHPDYRAVFHAEAAADGESSGESSGEVDGEVDREVVRTEPAHHDLEHHGGVR; from the coding sequence GTGGACCGACGCGCGGCGGACCGTCTGCTGCTGGCGGCGGTCCGCAGAGGCGGAGGGTGGGGTGGCCTCCTGGCCGCCACGTCCTTTCTCCTCGCCGGGGTCTACGTCGCCCTGCCCACCGTCATGGGCCGCGCGGTCGACGCCGTACTGGGACAGGGTGACACCGCGCTGTGGCTGACCCTGACCGCCGTCGCCGTCGGGCTGCTCGTGGTGTGCGACGCGGCGGACGACTACGCCGGCGCCGTCGCCAACGCGCGCTCCACGGCCTGGCTGCGGCACACCCTGCTCGGACACGTCCTCGACCTGGGCTCCCGCGCCACCCGCCGCCACTCCCCCGGCGACCTGGTGACCCGGCTCGTGGGCAACACCGCCCGGGCCGGGAGCGCCCCGGCGGGCCTGGTGTGGGCGGTGACCGACCTGGTCCCGCCGGTCGGGGCCGTGGTGGCCCTGGCCCTGATCGACCCCTGGCTGTGCCTCACCTTCGTCGCCGGACTGCCGCTGATCGTCCTGGTGGTCCGCGCCTTCGTCCGTGACGTCTCCGACCTCAACGACCGCTACTTCGCCACGCAGGGCCGCATCGCCGCCCGGCTCACCGACGCGCTCACGGGAATCCGCACGATCACCGCGGCGGGCACCATGGACCGCGAGGCCGACCGGGTGCTGGAGCCGCTGCCCGAACTGCACCGCCACGGCATGGGGTTGTGGCGCGCGTACGCCCGGGTCTCCGCGCGGGACGCGATGATCGTCCCCCTGCTGGAGGTCGCCGTGCTGGCGGTGGCCGGGGTGGAGCTCGCCCGGGGCCGCATCACACCGGGTCAGACGCTGGCCGCCGCCGAGTACGTCGTGCTGGCCACCGGGGTGAGTTCGCTGGTGGCCTCGGCGCGGCAGCTCGCCCTCTCACGCTCCACCGCCGGGCGGATCGCGGAGGTACTGCGGGAATCCACGCCCGCGTACGGCGGCGCGCGACTGCCCTCCGGGGGCCGCGGCCGACTGGAGTTCCGCGACGTGACCGTACGCAGCGCCGGGGGCGACGCCCTCCTGGACGGCGTCGACCTCGACCTGCCCGCGGGCGCGCTCACCGCCGTCGTGGGCCGCTCCGGATCCGGGAAATCCCTGCTGGCCGCGCTCGCCGGGCGCCTGACCGACCCGGACGACGGCGAGGTCCGGCTCGACGGGGTACCCCTGCGCGACATCGACCCCGCCGACCTACGACGGGCCGTCGCGTACGGCTTCGAACGCCCGGCACTCCTGGGCGAGACCTTCGCCGACGCGATCGGTTTCGGACCACGGACACCCTCGGCCGAGGAGGTGTCGGCACAGGCCGCCGCCGCACGCGCCGACACCTTCCTGCGCACCATGCCCGAGGGCTATGCCACCGCCCTCGACGCCGCCCCCCTGTCCGGCGGGGAGACCCAACGGGTGGGCCTGGCCCGCGCGTTCGTACAGTCCGCCCCGTCCGGCCGCCTCCTCGTCCTCGACGACGTCACCGCCAGCCTCGACACCGTCACCGAGCACCAGATCACCCAGGTCCTCACCGGCACCGGCCCCCTGGCCACCCGCACCCGCCTTCTCGTCACCCACCGGGCCTCCGCCGCCGCCCGCGCGGACCACGTCGTCTGGCTCGACAAGGGCCGGGTCCGAGGCCGGGGCACCCACGGCGCGCTGTGGGGGCACCCCGACTACCGGGCGGTGTTCCACGCGGAGGCGGCGGCCGACGGCGAGTCCAGCGGCGAGTCCAGCGGCGAGGTCGACGGAGAGGTCGACAGGGAGGTCGTCCGAACGGAACCGGCACACCATGACCTGGAACACCACGGAGGTGTGCGGTGA